In the genome of Streptomyces pactum, one region contains:
- the hydA gene encoding dihydropyrimidinase, whose product MTRTLITGGLVVTAADELHADVLIEHGRVVALAAPGSQRWTADRVIDASRKYVIPGGVDAHTHMELPFGGTFASDTFETGTRAAAWGGTTTIVDFAVQSKGESLRAGLNAWLEKADGTCAIDYAFHMIMSDVNEATLKEMPGLVEQGVTSFKLFMAYPGVFYSDDGQILRAMQVAGDTGGLIMMHAENGIAIDVLVEQALARGETGPRHHGEVRKALLEAEATHRAIQLARVAGAPLYVVHVSAQEAVAELAAARDMGLPVFGETCPQYLFLSTDNLAEPDFEGAKYVCSTPLRPKEHQAALWRGLRTNDLQVVSTDHCPFCFTGQKDLGRGDFSKIPNGLPGVENRMDLLHQAVVDGHLSRRRWIEIACATPARMFGLYPRKGTIAPGADADVVIYDPHATQTLSARTHHMNVDYSAYEGRTVTGRVETVLSRGEVVIDRRSYTGRAGHGTFVPRSTCQYLG is encoded by the coding sequence ATGACCCGGACCCTGATCACCGGCGGTCTCGTGGTCACGGCCGCCGACGAGCTCCACGCCGACGTGCTGATCGAGCACGGCCGGGTGGTGGCGCTGGCGGCGCCGGGAAGCCAGCGGTGGACGGCGGACCGGGTGATCGACGCGTCGCGGAAGTACGTGATCCCGGGCGGGGTCGACGCGCACACGCACATGGAGCTGCCGTTCGGCGGCACGTTCGCGTCGGACACGTTCGAGACGGGGACCCGGGCCGCGGCGTGGGGCGGGACGACGACGATCGTCGACTTCGCGGTGCAGTCGAAGGGGGAGTCGCTGCGGGCCGGCCTGAACGCCTGGCTGGAGAAGGCCGACGGGACCTGCGCGATCGACTACGCGTTCCACATGATCATGTCGGATGTGAACGAGGCGACGCTGAAGGAGATGCCGGGCCTGGTGGAGCAGGGCGTCACCTCGTTCAAGCTCTTCATGGCGTACCCGGGGGTCTTCTACTCGGACGACGGGCAGATCCTGCGCGCCATGCAGGTGGCCGGTGACACGGGCGGGCTGATCATGATGCACGCGGAGAACGGCATCGCGATCGACGTCCTGGTGGAGCAGGCCCTGGCGCGCGGCGAGACCGGTCCCCGCCACCACGGGGAGGTCCGCAAGGCGCTGCTGGAGGCCGAGGCCACCCACCGGGCGATCCAGCTCGCCCGGGTCGCGGGTGCGCCGCTGTACGTGGTGCACGTGTCGGCGCAGGAGGCGGTGGCGGAGCTGGCGGCGGCCCGGGACATGGGGCTGCCGGTCTTCGGGGAGACCTGCCCGCAGTACCTGTTCCTGTCCACCGACAACCTGGCGGAACCGGACTTCGAGGGAGCCAAGTACGTCTGCTCGACCCCGCTCCGTCCCAAGGAGCACCAGGCGGCGCTGTGGCGGGGGCTGCGGACGAACGACCTCCAGGTGGTGTCCACGGACCACTGCCCGTTCTGTTTCACGGGCCAGAAGGACCTGGGCCGAGGTGACTTCTCGAAGATCCCCAACGGCCTGCCGGGGGTGGAGAACCGCATGGACCTGCTCCACCAGGCCGTCGTGGACGGGCACCTCTCGCGGCGCCGCTGGATCGAGATCGCCTGCGCGACCCCGGCGCGGATGTTCGGCCTGTATCCGCGGAAGGGGACGATCGCGCCGGGCGCGGACGCGGACGTCGTGATCTACGACCCGCACGCCACCCAGACCCTGTCGGCACGGACCCACCACATGAACGTCGACTACTCGGCGTACGAGGGGAGGACGGTCACCGGTCGGGTCGAGACGGTCCTCTCCCGCGGCGAGGTCGTCATCGACCGGCGTTCGTACACCGGCCGCGCCGGCCACGGCACGTTCGTACCCCGTTCCACCTGCCAGTACCTGGGCTGA
- a CDS encoding response regulator has translation MSVPSPIRILLADDHALVRRGVRLILDREPDLQVVAEAGDGAEAIDMARSHDIDLAVLDIAMPRLTGLQAARELAALKPGLRILMLTMHDNEQYFFQALKAGAGGYVLKSVADRDLVAACRAAMRDEPFLYPGAVTALIRNYLDRVRHGEETPDQVLTAREEEVLKLVAEGHSSKEIAEILFISVKTVQRHRTNLLQKLGLRDRLELTRYAIRAGLVEP, from the coding sequence ATGTCCGTACCGTCCCCGATCCGCATCCTCCTCGCCGACGACCACGCGCTGGTGCGCCGCGGGGTCCGGCTGATCCTCGACCGCGAACCGGACCTGCAGGTGGTCGCCGAGGCCGGGGACGGCGCCGAGGCCATCGACATGGCCCGCAGCCACGACATCGACCTCGCCGTCCTGGACATCGCCATGCCCCGGCTGACCGGGCTGCAGGCCGCCCGGGAGCTGGCCGCGCTCAAACCCGGGCTGCGCATCCTCATGCTGACCATGCACGACAACGAGCAGTACTTCTTCCAGGCCCTGAAGGCCGGCGCCGGCGGATACGTGCTGAAGTCCGTCGCCGACCGCGACCTGGTCGCCGCCTGCCGGGCCGCGATGCGCGACGAGCCGTTCCTGTACCCGGGCGCGGTCACCGCCCTCATCCGCAACTACCTGGACCGGGTCCGGCACGGCGAGGAGACCCCCGACCAGGTGCTGACCGCCCGCGAGGAGGAGGTGCTCAAGCTGGTCGCCGAGGGCCACTCCTCCAAGGAGATCGCCGAGATCCTCTTCATCAGCGTGAAGACCGTCCAGCGGCACCGGACCAACCTGCTCCAGAAGCTGGGCCTGCGCGACCGGCTGGAACTGACCCGGTACGCCATCCGCGCCGGCCTCGTCGAACCCTGA
- a CDS encoding TIGR03842 family LLM class F420-dependent oxidoreductase, with amino-acid sequence MDFGLVLQTDPPASQVVGLMRRAERNGFRYGWTFDSAVLWQEPFVIHSRILEHTTKLHVGPMVTNPGTRTWEVTASTFATLNDMFGNRTVCGIGRGDSAMRVAGRRPNTLARLGEAIDVIRDLAEGREATVDGTPVRIPWVKEGKLPVWMAAYGPKALALAGRKADGFILQLADPFLTEWMVKAVRDAAREAGRDPDTLTICVAAPAYVTADDSPGALAHARDQCRWFGGMVGNHVADLVTRYGEGSGMVPEELTAYIKDRHGYDYSHHGRAGNPDTAFVPDEIVDRFCLLGPVQAHLDKLRRLRDLGVHQFAVYAMHDAKEATIDAYGTEIIPAVNS; translated from the coding sequence GTGGACTTCGGACTCGTCCTGCAGACCGACCCGCCCGCCTCGCAGGTCGTCGGCCTGATGCGCCGGGCGGAGCGCAACGGCTTCCGCTACGGCTGGACCTTCGACTCCGCCGTGCTGTGGCAGGAACCCTTCGTCATCCACAGCCGGATCCTGGAGCACACCACCAAGCTGCACGTGGGGCCGATGGTGACCAACCCGGGGACCCGCACGTGGGAGGTGACCGCCTCCACGTTCGCCACGCTCAACGACATGTTCGGCAACCGGACCGTGTGCGGCATCGGCCGCGGTGACTCCGCGATGCGGGTGGCCGGCCGCAGGCCGAACACCCTGGCCCGGCTGGGCGAGGCCATCGACGTCATCCGCGACCTCGCGGAGGGCCGTGAGGCGACGGTGGACGGCACCCCGGTCCGCATCCCGTGGGTCAAGGAGGGGAAGCTGCCGGTGTGGATGGCGGCGTACGGGCCGAAGGCGCTGGCCCTGGCCGGGCGGAAGGCCGACGGCTTCATCCTCCAGCTGGCCGATCCGTTCCTGACCGAGTGGATGGTCAAGGCGGTACGGGACGCGGCCCGGGAGGCCGGCCGCGACCCCGACACCCTCACCATCTGCGTCGCCGCCCCCGCCTACGTGACCGCCGACGACTCACCCGGCGCGCTGGCCCACGCCCGGGACCAGTGCCGCTGGTTCGGCGGCATGGTCGGCAACCACGTCGCCGACCTGGTCACCAGGTACGGCGAGGGCTCCGGCATGGTGCCGGAGGAGCTGACCGCGTACATCAAGGACCGGCACGGGTACGACTACTCCCACCACGGCCGCGCCGGCAACCCCGACACCGCCTTCGTCCCCGACGAGATCGTCGACCGCTTCTGCCTCCTCGGTCCGGTGCAGGCCCACCTCGACAAGCTCCGGCGCCTGCGGGACCTGGGCGTCCACCAGTTCGCCGTCTACGCCATGCACGACGCGAAGGAGGCCACCATCGACGCGTACGGCACCGAGATCATTCCCGCGGTCAACTCCTGA
- a CDS encoding tetratricopeptide repeat protein → MAKWRWGRRRDPGRRTLAAGTVGGAAPAQQVSGSGHATATHGGIAVTGIYNDHSSVVLPPEAVRPVGEVKARPGLDNLPYRTAHFVGRAAELARLDAVLRKPGGVWLQAVHGLGGVGKSTLAVHWAATRARRHRLAPVRWIPADSAASVQQGLAALATALQPAASKALTVEALAENGMQWLATHSGWLLILDNVNHLADIAPLLARTPGGRFLITSRLATVWHDATEVIRLDALQPAESVALLTRVAGGGRDLSGAAELCAELGHLPLAVEQAAACLAENPLLTPRTYLDLLRRNPGPLYRQGGEGFTVAERTVARVWRVTLDRIGERQALAADLLRTLAWYAPEGIPAGLLDGEGEPAEVAGAIGTLNAYSMITVDPATRVLSVHRLVQSVARTADADDPHRTPGLVTAARERATATLEAAVRPTDWQDPATWPAGRALLPHMDALADHTPRSADTGTTARVLDHAGVFLISQGLGTRATAHLGRALAHHERELGHDDIHTLTCRHNLAHAYEASGHVKQAIPLYERVLRDGERVLGPAHRLTLAGRNNLADAYRAAGDPGRALALLGEPPGAGPLPDPLPGAPGGGTDLPGLAARNTLARARQAAGRHDEAVRLYQENLDACVRALGQDHHLTLVARSNLTVARVASKDPHEAVRLLAAIAGDMERVLGEEHPDTLLARANLAGAHREAGEPDRSVALFDEVLPVMERVLGEDHGTTRAARVALALACRAAGDPDRAVRLATARPEPPAGDGTAAHRTGPTGPGAVAAGADEGCRPGVHGSDIGYGLLAAGDAERAVPLLEQAVRDHRHRPGEDDPGALTDRHNLAVAHLMAGAPERAVPLFEQVLRARERLLGEDHPDTLTSRRHLADAHREAGDHARAVPLYEHTFRARSRVLGAHHGDTLAVLGMLAHTHRLAGRPDRAAPLFEQALQAQQRTHGPHHPETLALRNSLAGTYQEAGELRRAVLLHEENAAACAHVLGDDHAHTLTARHNLAVAHATSGDFGRALPLLGDTYRRQRGTLGADHPDTLATQLSLAGMCLTIGLRRRARRLYKQTLATCRRTLGESHPLTRDAHERLTSAERSGR, encoded by the coding sequence ATGGCCAAGTGGCGTTGGGGCAGAAGGCGCGACCCGGGCAGGCGCACCCTGGCGGCGGGCACGGTGGGCGGCGCCGCACCCGCCCAGCAGGTGTCGGGCAGCGGGCACGCGACCGCGACGCACGGCGGCATCGCCGTCACGGGCATCTACAACGACCATTCCAGCGTGGTGCTCCCGCCGGAGGCCGTACGGCCGGTGGGCGAGGTGAAGGCCCGCCCGGGACTGGACAACCTGCCCTACCGCACCGCCCACTTCGTGGGACGCGCCGCCGAGCTCGCCCGCCTCGACGCCGTCCTGCGGAAGCCCGGGGGCGTGTGGCTCCAGGCCGTGCACGGCCTCGGAGGGGTCGGCAAGAGCACCCTGGCCGTGCACTGGGCGGCCACCCGGGCCCGCAGGCACCGCCTCGCGCCCGTCCGATGGATACCCGCCGACAGCGCGGCGAGCGTGCAGCAGGGCCTGGCCGCCCTGGCCACCGCCCTGCAACCCGCCGCCTCCAAAGCGCTGACGGTGGAAGCCCTGGCCGAGAACGGCATGCAGTGGCTGGCCACGCACAGCGGCTGGCTGCTCATCCTGGACAACGTCAACCACCTCGCGGACATCGCCCCGCTCCTGGCCCGCACGCCCGGCGGCCGCTTCCTCATCACCAGCAGACTCGCCACGGTGTGGCACGACGCCACCGAGGTCATCCGGCTCGACGCCCTGCAACCGGCCGAATCAGTGGCGCTGCTCACCCGCGTCGCCGGCGGCGGCCGGGACCTGTCCGGGGCGGCCGAACTCTGCGCGGAACTGGGCCATCTGCCGCTGGCCGTCGAACAGGCCGCCGCCTGCCTCGCCGAGAACCCCCTGCTGACCCCGCGCACGTACCTGGACCTGCTCCGGCGGAACCCCGGTCCGCTGTACCGGCAAGGCGGCGAGGGTTTCACCGTCGCCGAACGCACCGTCGCCCGCGTCTGGCGCGTGACGCTGGACCGCATCGGCGAACGACAGGCGCTCGCCGCCGACCTGCTGCGCACCCTGGCCTGGTACGCGCCCGAAGGCATCCCCGCCGGGCTCCTGGACGGCGAGGGCGAACCGGCCGAGGTCGCCGGCGCGATCGGCACCCTGAACGCGTACAGCATGATCACCGTGGATCCCGCGACGCGGGTCCTCTCCGTCCACCGGCTGGTCCAGTCCGTCGCTCGGACCGCCGACGCCGACGACCCGCACCGCACGCCCGGCCTGGTCACCGCGGCCCGGGAGCGTGCCACCGCCACACTGGAGGCCGCCGTCCGGCCGACCGACTGGCAGGACCCCGCCACCTGGCCCGCCGGGCGCGCCCTGCTCCCGCACATGGACGCACTGGCCGACCACACGCCGCGGTCCGCCGACACCGGCACCACGGCGCGGGTGCTCGACCACGCCGGCGTGTTCCTCATCAGCCAGGGACTCGGCACCCGGGCCACCGCGCACCTTGGCCGGGCCCTCGCCCATCACGAGCGGGAACTCGGCCACGACGACATCCACACGCTCACCTGCCGCCACAACCTGGCGCACGCGTACGAGGCGTCGGGGCACGTGAAGCAGGCCATTCCCCTGTACGAGCGGGTGCTGCGCGACGGGGAACGGGTGCTGGGGCCGGCACACCGGCTCACCCTCGCCGGCCGCAACAACCTCGCCGACGCGTACCGGGCCGCCGGCGACCCGGGCAGGGCGCTCGCCCTGCTCGGGGAGCCCCCCGGGGCCGGCCCACTTCCCGACCCCCTTCCCGGCGCACCCGGGGGCGGCACGGACCTGCCCGGCCTCGCCGCGCGCAACACCCTCGCCCGTGCCCGGCAGGCGGCGGGACGGCACGACGAGGCCGTCCGCCTGTACCAGGAGAACCTCGACGCCTGCGTTCGCGCGCTCGGCCAGGACCACCACCTCACCCTGGTGGCGCGGAGCAATCTCACGGTGGCGCGCGTCGCGTCGAAGGATCCGCACGAGGCCGTCCGCCTCCTCGCGGCGATCGCCGGCGACATGGAGCGCGTCCTGGGCGAGGAGCACCCCGACACCCTCCTCGCCCGGGCCAACCTGGCGGGCGCCCACCGGGAGGCCGGTGAGCCAGACCGGTCCGTCGCGCTCTTCGACGAGGTACTGCCGGTCATGGAACGCGTGCTCGGCGAGGACCACGGCACGACCCGCGCCGCCCGCGTCGCCCTGGCCCTCGCATGCCGGGCGGCCGGCGACCCGGACCGGGCGGTGCGCCTGGCCACTGCACGACCGGAGCCGCCGGCCGGCGACGGAACGGCGGCGCACCGTACGGGCCCCACCGGTCCCGGTGCGGTGGCGGCCGGTGCGGACGAGGGGTGCCGGCCCGGTGTCCACGGCTCCGACATCGGCTACGGGCTGCTGGCCGCCGGCGACGCGGAGCGGGCCGTTCCGCTGCTGGAGCAGGCGGTCCGCGACCACCGGCACCGGCCGGGCGAGGACGACCCCGGCGCGCTCACCGACCGACACAACCTCGCAGTGGCCCACCTCATGGCGGGCGCCCCGGAGCGGGCCGTCCCGCTCTTCGAGCAGGTCCTCCGGGCACGCGAGCGCCTGCTGGGCGAGGACCACCCCGACACCCTCACCAGCCGCCGGCACCTCGCCGACGCCCACCGCGAGGCCGGCGACCACGCCCGGGCCGTCCCGCTGTACGAGCACACCTTCCGCGCGCGGTCGCGGGTCCTCGGCGCGCACCACGGGGACACCCTCGCCGTCCTCGGCATGCTCGCACACACCCACCGGCTCGCGGGCCGGCCGGACCGGGCCGCGCCCCTCTTCGAGCAGGCGCTCCAGGCACAGCAGCGGACGCACGGCCCCCACCACCCCGAAACGCTCGCCCTCCGCAACAGTCTCGCCGGGACGTACCAGGAGGCGGGTGAACTCCGCCGGGCCGTGCTGCTGCACGAGGAGAACGCCGCCGCGTGCGCCCACGTCCTCGGGGACGATCACGCGCACACCCTCACCGCCCGCCACAACCTGGCGGTCGCCCACGCCACCTCCGGAGACTTCGGCCGGGCCCTCCCGCTGCTAGGGGACACGTACCGGCGGCAGCGCGGCACCCTGGGCGCGGACCACCCGGACACCCTCGCCACCCAGCTGAGCCTGGCCGGAATGTGCCTGACGATCGGACTGCGGCGCCGGGCCCGGCGCCTGTACAAGCAGACCCTGGCCACGTGCCGTCGCACCCTCGGCGAGAGCCACCCCCTGACGCGGGACGCACACGAGCGGCTGACGTCCGCCGAGCGGTCCGGACGCTGA
- a CDS encoding TraR/DksA family transcriptional regulator, translating into MNHQTIGDRAMFLTPEELGALRADLHEQLLFRREQLRQLASAAPSRADDALQRRAPSQVEVRVKLAASARMVLADVEAALRRMDEGRYGACHRCRRPIDRDRLTVVPQARYCAGCQHACRRASEAGR; encoded by the coding sequence GTGAACCACCAGACCATCGGTGACCGCGCCATGTTCCTGACGCCCGAGGAGCTCGGCGCGCTCCGCGCGGACCTGCACGAGCAGCTCCTGTTCCGGCGGGAGCAGCTGCGGCAGCTCGCGTCCGCCGCCCCGTCCCGCGCCGACGACGCGCTCCAGCGGCGGGCGCCCTCCCAGGTCGAGGTCCGCGTCAAGCTGGCCGCCTCCGCCCGGATGGTCCTCGCCGACGTCGAGGCCGCGCTGCGCCGCATGGACGAGGGCCGCTACGGGGCCTGCCACCGGTGCCGCCGGCCGATCGACCGGGACCGGCTGACGGTGGTGCCGCAGGCCCGGTACTGCGCCGGCTGCCAGCACGCCTGCCGGCGGGCGTCGGAGGCCGGGCGGTGA
- a CDS encoding TraR/DksA family transcriptional regulator translates to MSLDPPRTEPRPARLTVHEARQRLEQARNARLTQLQALGGTGQTADDHLMSAQREAIGRVLAEIDEAFARIAAGTYGTCLGCAKPVPAERLEILPYTRFCVGCQRRSA, encoded by the coding sequence ATGTCGCTCGACCCGCCCCGGACCGAACCCCGTCCCGCTCGGCTGACCGTGCACGAGGCCCGGCAGCGCCTGGAGCAGGCCCGCAACGCCCGGCTGACGCAGCTCCAGGCCCTCGGCGGGACCGGCCAGACCGCGGACGACCACCTGATGTCGGCGCAGCGGGAGGCCATCGGGCGGGTGCTGGCGGAGATCGACGAGGCGTTCGCCCGGATCGCCGCCGGCACCTACGGGACCTGCCTGGGCTGCGCCAAGCCCGTCCCGGCGGAGCGCCTGGAGATCCTGCCGTACACGCGGTTCTGCGTCGGCTGCCAGCGCCGTTCGGCCTGA
- a CDS encoding Rv1733c family protein, protein MTGEVPRAQPPPAAVGRPAPWRRPRNPLRRPTDVARAWLGPVLAVVLLAATPTVALLVGDAAHHRLGQDARQQARTRQHIEVVLVHAAPRHPEPGSDEARAARYPVPVRFTGPDGRVRTVEAEVPQGLPAGSTARVWVDDRGRVTEPPLTREQVRNGALGWGLVAAGAVALAGAAAYSAVRYELERRDLAAWETAWARTAPRWTSSA, encoded by the coding sequence GTGACCGGCGAGGTACCCCGGGCGCAGCCGCCCCCGGCGGCGGTGGGCCGTCCGGCGCCGTGGCGCCGGCCGCGCAACCCGCTGCGCCGCCCCACGGACGTGGCGCGGGCGTGGCTGGGCCCGGTCCTGGCGGTGGTCCTGCTGGCCGCCACCCCCACCGTGGCGCTGCTGGTGGGTGACGCCGCGCACCACCGGTTGGGGCAGGACGCCCGGCAGCAGGCGCGGACCCGGCAGCACATCGAGGTGGTGCTGGTCCACGCCGCCCCGCGCCACCCGGAGCCGGGGTCGGACGAGGCCCGGGCGGCCCGGTACCCGGTGCCGGTCCGCTTCACCGGGCCGGACGGGCGGGTCCGCACCGTCGAGGCCGAGGTGCCGCAGGGGCTGCCGGCGGGCAGCACGGCCCGGGTGTGGGTGGACGACCGGGGGCGGGTCACCGAACCTCCGCTCACCCGTGAACAGGTCCGCAACGGCGCCCTGGGGTGGGGGCTGGTGGCGGCCGGGGCGGTCGCCCTCGCCGGGGCCGCCGCCTACAGCGCGGTCCGGTACGAGCTGGAACGGCGGGACCTCGCCGCCTGGGAGACGGCGTGGGCGCGGACCGCCCCCCGCTGGACCTCCTCCGCCTGA
- a CDS encoding HAMP domain-containing sensor histidine kinase: MSLFWRIFGLNAVVLGTATALLLLAPVTVSVPVVLTEAVILVCGLIVMLVANAALLRWGLSPLERVTRLMTTVDLLRPGQRIAADLGQGGEVAELTRTFNAMLDRLESERAASSARVLMAQEAERRRIAHELHDEVGQSMTAILLALERVADESDEPLHGELRQIQEITRASLDEVRRLVRRLRPGVLDDLGLVSALTSLTNDFATHAGLRVRRRIDADLPALDRETELVLYRVAQESLTNVARHADATHVEVSLRRAGDTVELAVADDGRGTAATCEGAGIRGMRERALLIGATFDIAPAPGAGTRVRLTVPVIRKPS; encoded by the coding sequence GTGTCCCTGTTCTGGCGGATCTTCGGGCTCAACGCCGTGGTGCTGGGCACGGCCACGGCGCTGCTGCTGCTGGCCCCGGTGACCGTCTCGGTCCCGGTCGTCCTGACCGAAGCCGTCATCCTGGTGTGCGGCCTGATCGTCATGCTGGTCGCCAACGCGGCCCTGCTGCGCTGGGGACTGTCCCCCCTGGAGCGCGTCACCCGGCTGATGACCACCGTCGACCTGCTCCGCCCCGGCCAGCGGATCGCCGCCGACCTGGGGCAGGGCGGCGAGGTGGCCGAGCTGACCCGCACCTTCAACGCGATGCTCGACCGGCTGGAGTCCGAGCGGGCCGCCAGCAGCGCCCGGGTGCTGATGGCGCAGGAGGCCGAGCGCCGCCGGATCGCCCACGAACTCCACGACGAGGTCGGCCAGAGCATGACCGCGATCCTGCTCGCCCTGGAACGCGTCGCCGACGAGTCGGACGAACCGCTCCACGGCGAGCTGCGCCAGATCCAGGAGATCACCCGTGCGAGCCTGGACGAGGTCCGCCGCCTGGTGCGTCGGCTGCGCCCCGGCGTCCTGGACGACCTCGGCCTGGTCAGCGCGCTGACCTCGCTCACCAACGACTTCGCCACCCACGCCGGGCTGCGGGTGCGCCGCCGCATCGACGCCGACCTGCCGGCCCTGGACCGCGAGACGGAACTGGTGCTGTACCGGGTCGCGCAGGAGAGCCTGACCAACGTCGCCCGCCACGCCGACGCCACGCACGTGGAGGTGAGCCTGCGCCGGGCCGGTGACACCGTGGAGCTGGCCGTGGCGGACGACGGCCGCGGCACCGCGGCCACCTGCGAGGGCGCCGGCATACGCGGTATGCGGGAGAGGGCCCTCCTCATCGGCGCCACCTTCGACATCGCCCCCGCCCCCGGGGCCGGCACCCGGGTCCGGCTGACCGTCCCCGTCATCAGGAAGCCATCGTGA